The Natronolimnobius baerhuensis DNA segment GTCAACGAACTCGTGGTGGCTGGTACCGCCGTCCATGACCGAACCCGTTTCATCGATCTGGGACTCGCGGTAGGTCACAGCCTGTGAGACGTCCGTGACGCGAATGCCGAGTTTCTGCGTGTCGTCATCACGCTCTAAGACGACGATGTAGTGATCGTCGGATGGCTCGTTGCGCTCGACATCGAGCATCGCCGTCGGATCGAGGACGCCCGTAATCTCGCCGCGAAGGTCGGTCACGCCGTCGATGGCGTCCGGCCCGCGCGGGAAGCGCGTGATTTCTTTCATCTCGACAATCGCGCTGATCCGGTCGATTTCGATGGCGTAGCGGTTTTCGTTCAGATAAAACTCGAGCATCTGAAGCGTCTCCTCACCATTGTGTGCTGACGCGATTAACGAAGACTCACGGTCGAACACCTGCTCGTCTTCGGCTGCTGCTTCGCCGTAGGTGTTTGCTCCCTGGCCGATTGCCGTCGCATCGACAGTCGCCTCACCAACCCGTTCGTCGATGGTGACCGTATCGGACATCCCCGCGATTGCGCCCTCGAGTGACGCGACTGCGGCACCGTCTGCCTCCTGCGTGGTTGTCGCGGACTCGAGGTTGCGTTCGTCGTACGAAACCGTCTCGCCCTCGCTGTCGGCAGCGGAATCGGACTCGGTGGTCGCCTCGTCCGCGGCCGTCAAATCGTCGCTGTCGCCGCCAGTAGCGTTAGCATCGCCGTCACCATCGTCGACACCGTCCTGTGCGGTCTCGTCAGCGTCCGCCGCAATGGCCTCATCCTCGCTCGAGGCGACGGCGTCCGCGTCGTCGGTCGTCTCAGTGGCGGCTGGCTCGCGATCCGGTTCCGCAGCGTCGCCGCTCGAGTCGGCTGCGGTGTCAACATCCGATTCGGCCGGTGTGTCGGACTGTCCGTCCTCATCGATGTCATCGGCCGTGTCGTCAGCATCGTCCGCGCCGCTCGTTCGATTCCGAATGTTTCGAATCCGTTCTGCTCTGTCGTCACTCATGCCGGCACCTCGTGTCTCTGAACGCGTGTTTCAATCGTATCAGCCATTGTTTTGAACTCCGCTTGCATATCGACGTCTTCTTCGACCGCAAACACCGACGAGCCGGCCTCGAACGCCCGCTGCAGTGCAACCCGCTTGCGGATCTCGAACAGTGGCACGTCCGGCAGGGCCTGGTCGAACCACTCGAGCATCGCTGTCGCCTGATTCGTGTGTTCGACGCGGTTCGCGACGAGTGCAACCGGCTCGATCTGTACGTCGTGGTCCATCTCGAGCGAGCCGACGTAATCGAACAGCAACTCGAGCGAGCGCTTGCTCGTCGATTCAGCCAGTGCGGGGATCACGAGGTTTTCGGTCGCACAGAGTGCGTTGTCCGTGATCAGCCCGAGCTGTGGTGGGCAGTCGACGATGATAGTATCGTAGCCACGGCTCTGCTCGAGCGAACTGAGAAGCGCGTCGAGTTGCATCTCGGCGTCGTCCAGTGGGACGAGCGCAGAGTGAGCGGCGTTCATATCGACGTTACTCGCGATCACATCCATCTCGGGATGGTCGTAGACGAGGTCGTCGTGGTCGACAGCGCCCGGATCGACGAGGGCGTCGAGGATCGTCGGTGGCTCGGCGTCGTAGGCCTCGAGCAAGCCGAGTCCCTCGGTTGCGTTGCCCTGCGGATCCAGGTCGACGAACAGCACGTCCTGTCCGCGTTCGTTCAACGCACCGGCGAGGTTGATCGCCACGGTCGTCTTGCCGACACCTCCTTTCTGATTTGTCACACACAGCCGAGCAGATCCCGCCATTCGCTTGGGTCGTTTCAACTCTGCCTACATAACTCACACGGCCAACTGGGCCGAACGGGCGGGATTTCTGCCGGATACGGGAAATCGTGTGTGCGCGATCTGAGGACTCCTGCATTCCTGAAATAAATCGGAGAAATAAACCGAGTCGGCCGAATTCTTTATGCGGCGAACATCACAACGCAGTTCCATGGCAGTGAACGGATCGACCGTCGACACAAACGAGACGACCGCGCGCAGGCGTCACTTCCAGCGACAGTCGCTGGCGAGTGCAATCGGTCGCACCGGCATCGCCCGGATCCGTCGACGGCATCGACACAACTGCCAGATCGGAATCGACCGAGGACCAGTATGATACGTCTCGTCGTCACCACCACCTCACGACAGCATCGCCCGACCCCCGTCGCCACGCCCGACAGCACCGCTGTCGGCACGCGCGGGACGGCAACTACACACCCGGCGTCCGCTACCGAGGCGACCGAGCGCCACTGGACAGGCCAGCACTGATGGTCCGGGCCGTCATCGCTGACGATTCTGCAGTCATGCGCGAAACGCTCGGGAAGATTCTCGAGGCGGGCGGACTGGACGTCGTCGGTCGGGCGAAAAACGGCACCGAGGCCGTCACGCTCATCACCGATCTCGAGCCTGACGTTGCCACAATCGACATCCAGATGCCGGGGCTGACGGGCCACGAGGTGATCGAACAGGTGATGGCCCGGAAGCCGACGCCGATGCTGGTTATCAGTTCACAGACGACGAAAAACGCGGATGCGACGTTCGACGCGCTCGAGGCGGGCGCGGTCGACTTTATCGCGAAGCCGTCTGGGGACAATTCGGTCGATATCTGGTCGAAACAGGACGAGATCGTCGATCAGGTGCGAGCGGTCGCACAGGCAGATGTCGGGACGGTCGAGCGACAATCGAAGCCGCAAAACGAGACCCAGCGTCCCGAGTCGACAACGATTGCTGTCACGGACGAGTTCCCGAACGATCCGACGCTGGTCATCGGTGCATCGACCGGCGGCCCGCGGGTCGTCGAGCAAGTGCTGTCCGAACTTCCCGCGCGAGCAGGGTTACGAATTCTGGTAGTTCAACATATGGCTGATCATTATACGGAACGGTTTGCGAAGCGACTGAACGAACGAACGACCTACGACATCCGAGAGGCCCGCGAGACCGAGACAGTCGGTCCGGGCGAGGCGCTCCTAGCGAAAGGCGGCACACACATGGCCGTCACTGACTGGTCCCGGGGCGAACTGACGGTGGTCCACGACGACGGACCCCAGCGACACAACGTCAAGCCGGCAATCGACGTGACGATGGAGACGGCCGCTGACACCGTCCGCGGCAATCTCGCAGGCGTCATCATGACCGGCATGGGCGCAGACGGTGCCGACGGGTTGGCTGATATCAAAGCCGCCGGCGGCAAGGCCATCGTCCAGGACGAGGCCACCTCTCGTGTCTACGGCATGCCAAAAGTCGCCGCCGAGCGCGTCGACGTGGATATGACCCTGCCCAAAAGTCGTCTCGCCGAGGGCGTCGTCAACGCCTTCCGGGGGTGGTCCGCATGAGCGACGCCATGAGTACGTTCGTCCAGGAAAGTCAGGAGGATATCCGCAAACTCAACAACGCCTTGCTCGACCTCGAGGACGACCCCTCGAGTTCGGACGCCATCGAGACGGTGTTCCGGGTTGCACACAACCTGAAGGGCAACTTCGGCGTGATGGGCTATACGGAAGCGAGCAATCAGGCCCACGCAATCGAGGACTTACTCGACTGCATCCGAGATGGCGAACTCGCTGTCACCGGCGAGCGGATGGACCTCATTTTCCGCGGCGTCGACAATCTCGAGGCGATGGTCAACGAGATTTCGGCGGACGGCGAGACCCAGACGAACCCCAAAGAGGCGATCTCGGAAATTCGTGCCTCGATTGAGGCGGGCGACGACGGCGACGAGGCTGTTGCCGAAGCCGACGATGAGGCCGAATCGGGAGCCGACGGACACGAGGTCCCACTCGAGACCCTCGCCGACGAGGTCGACCTCGAGGACGAGGCGCAACTGTACCGCGCGGTCATCGACATCGACAACGAAGATGCGCCACACGTTGACGCGATGTTCGTCCTCGACGCGACTAACGACGAGTACGACCTCGTCCGGACGGTCCCCGGGGACGACACCCTCGAGTCCGACGAGTTCGGCGGCGTCTTCGATGCGTACCTGCTGACCGATTCGGTCGTCACCGCGGGCGATATCGAGGGCTTTTACGAGGAAAGTCGCTACGTCGGCGACGTTAGCGTCGAGTCCGTCACGGACGACGTCCTCGAGGGGCCGGCCGACGAGAGCGACGACGCGGACGAGCAAGACGCGGACGACGACAGTTCCGCCAGTAGCAGTTCCGCCGCCTCACAGGGCTCCCAGGAAGTCGAATCCATCCGCGTCGACGTCGACCAGGTCGATCAACTCTACAACCAGGTCGAAGAGATGGTTACCAGCCGGATCAAACTCCGCAAGATCATCGAGGAACACGACCTCGTCGAAGCCGAAGACGAACTCGAGGAACACGGCAAGATCACCGCGAGTCTCCAGGATACCGTCCTCGAGATTCGCCTGGTTCCCCTGAAGAAGATCGTCGGCAACTTCCCTCGAGTCGTCCGCGATATCTCGCGCGATCAGGGCAAGGAGATCGACTTCCAGATGGACGGCGTCGACATCGAGATGGATCGCTCGATCCTGAACGAACTGAGCGATCCGCTGATGCACCTCATTCGGAATGCGGTCGATCACGGGATCGAATCGCCCGACGAGCGTGAGGCAAACGGCAAGTCACGCGAAGGAACGATCAAACTCATCGGTGAGCGCGAACGCGACCGCGTCTCGATCACCGTCGAAGACGATGGCAAGGGCCTCGAGGTCGAAGAGATCCGAGAGAAGGCAGTCGAGCAAGGCGTCAAAACGGAAGAGGAAGCCGCCGTGCTCGACGACTCGGAAGTCTATGACCTCATTTTCCACCCCGGATTCTCGACGACCGAGGAGGTGACTGAGGTCAGTGGACGCGGCGTCGGCATGGACGTCGTGAATCAGGTCGTCCGCGGCGTCGACGGCTCGATTAACGTCGAGAGCGAGCCCGGCGAGGGGACGAGTATCACGCTGATGCTACCGGTTAGCGTCGCTATTGTCCGCGTCCTGTTCGTTACAGTGGGCAACGAAACCTACGGCGTTCCGATCAAGAACATCGACGAAATTTCGGAGTTTTCGGACGTCTCGGTCGAATCAGTCGAGGGGCGACCAACGATCACCCACGACGGCAACGTCTTCCCGCT contains these protein-coding regions:
- the cheA gene encoding chemotaxis protein CheA, giving the protein MSDAMSTFVQESQEDIRKLNNALLDLEDDPSSSDAIETVFRVAHNLKGNFGVMGYTEASNQAHAIEDLLDCIRDGELAVTGERMDLIFRGVDNLEAMVNEISADGETQTNPKEAISEIRASIEAGDDGDEAVAEADDEAESGADGHEVPLETLADEVDLEDEAQLYRAVIDIDNEDAPHVDAMFVLDATNDEYDLVRTVPGDDTLESDEFGGVFDAYLLTDSVVTAGDIEGFYEESRYVGDVSVESVTDDVLEGPADESDDADEQDADDDSSASSSSAASQGSQEVESIRVDVDQVDQLYNQVEEMVTSRIKLRKIIEEHDLVEAEDELEEHGKITASLQDTVLEIRLVPLKKIVGNFPRVVRDISRDQGKEIDFQMDGVDIEMDRSILNELSDPLMHLIRNAVDHGIESPDEREANGKSREGTIKLIGERERDRVSITVEDDGKGLEVEEIREKAVEQGVKTEEEAAVLDDSEVYDLIFHPGFSTTEEVTEVSGRGVGMDVVNQVVRGVDGSINVESEPGEGTSITLMLPVSVAIVRVLFVTVGNETYGVPIKNIDEISEFSDVSVESVEGRPTITHDGNVFPLLSLGEHLDVPEMNPGEDDMVIRIKDSVRQVCLRCSDVVGQEEVVIKPFEGILSGAPGISGASVLGEGEVVMILDVETL
- a CDS encoding ParA family protein produces the protein MAGSARLCVTNQKGGVGKTTVAINLAGALNERGQDVLFVDLDPQGNATEGLGLLEAYDAEPPTILDALVDPGAVDHDDLVYDHPEMDVIASNVDMNAAHSALVPLDDAEMQLDALLSSLEQSRGYDTIIVDCPPQLGLITDNALCATENLVIPALAESTSKRSLELLFDYVGSLEMDHDVQIEPVALVANRVEHTNQATAMLEWFDQALPDVPLFEIRKRVALQRAFEAGSSVFAVEEDVDMQAEFKTMADTIETRVQRHEVPA
- a CDS encoding chemotaxis protein CheW, which encodes MSDDRAERIRNIRNRTSGADDADDTADDIDEDGQSDTPAESDVDTAADSSGDAAEPDREPAATETTDDADAVASSEDEAIAADADETAQDGVDDGDGDANATGGDSDDLTAADEATTESDSAADSEGETVSYDERNLESATTTQEADGAAVASLEGAIAGMSDTVTIDERVGEATVDATAIGQGANTYGEAAAEDEQVFDRESSLIASAHNGEETLQMLEFYLNENRYAIEIDRISAIVEMKEITRFPRGPDAIDGVTDLRGEITGVLDPTAMLDVERNEPSDDHYIVVLERDDDTQKLGIRVTDVSQAVTYRESQIDETGSVMDGGTSHHEFVDGIIKKEVDGETTLVAWLAVDKLIENTNMDHGVGEIGHEQRA
- the cheB gene encoding chemotaxis-specific protein-glutamate methyltransferase CheB, with translation MVRAVIADDSAVMRETLGKILEAGGLDVVGRAKNGTEAVTLITDLEPDVATIDIQMPGLTGHEVIEQVMARKPTPMLVISSQTTKNADATFDALEAGAVDFIAKPSGDNSVDIWSKQDEIVDQVRAVAQADVGTVERQSKPQNETQRPESTTIAVTDEFPNDPTLVIGASTGGPRVVEQVLSELPARAGLRILVVQHMADHYTERFAKRLNERTTYDIREARETETVGPGEALLAKGGTHMAVTDWSRGELTVVHDDGPQRHNVKPAIDVTMETAADTVRGNLAGVIMTGMGADGADGLADIKAAGGKAIVQDEATSRVYGMPKVAAERVDVDMTLPKSRLAEGVVNAFRGWSA